The following proteins are encoded in a genomic region of Sulfurimonas sp. HSL3-7:
- a CDS encoding DegT/DnrJ/EryC1/StrS family aminotransferase, which yields MVHVTKIYLPDKEKYKSYVDKIYESGWLTNNGPLVQELEKRLEEYLGVKNLLCVSNGTSAIQLAYRLLELEGEVVTTPFSFVSTTSSIAAEGLTPVFADIDPESYNIDPQNIESAITEKTSAIAPCHVFGNACEIDKIDEIADKHHLKVIYDASHAFDVKYKDKHILNYGDISAISFHATKIFHTIEGAAIVIKDDALYEKAKIVRSYGVDGPDSVGMLGINAKMNEFEAAMGLCMLDEETIIHEQRKASREYYVKQLKDYIQMQKKNEDATQSYTYFPIVFRSEEEMDKVRSALLEKDIAPRQYFYPSLDTLSYVEKRRIMPISRDISSRILVIPMHSGVEPTVSKIVVETLEKLRR from the coding sequence ATGGTTCATGTTACTAAAATATATTTACCGGATAAAGAGAAGTATAAAAGCTACGTCGACAAGATATATGAGAGCGGATGGCTAACAAATAACGGGCCATTGGTCCAGGAGCTTGAAAAACGACTTGAAGAGTATCTTGGGGTAAAAAACCTGCTTTGTGTTTCAAATGGAACGTCTGCAATACAGCTGGCTTACCGTCTGCTTGAGCTTGAGGGGGAGGTAGTGACAACGCCTTTCAGTTTTGTTTCGACGACGAGTTCAATTGCGGCTGAGGGGCTTACCCCTGTTTTTGCGGATATTGATCCCGAGAGTTACAATATTGATCCCCAAAATATTGAAAGTGCCATTACCGAGAAGACAAGTGCTATCGCTCCATGCCATGTTTTTGGGAACGCATGCGAGATTGATAAAATCGATGAAATCGCCGATAAGCATCATTTAAAGGTCATTTATGACGCTTCACACGCGTTTGATGTCAAGTACAAAGATAAACATATATTGAATTACGGTGATATTTCAGCTATCAGTTTCCATGCGACTAAAATTTTTCATACCATAGAAGGTGCTGCAATTGTCATTAAAGATGATGCCTTGTATGAAAAAGCAAAAATTGTCAGAAGTTATGGTGTAGACGGTCCTGATTCCGTGGGAATGTTGGGCATAAATGCGAAGATGAACGAATTTGAAGCGGCGATGGGACTGTGTATGCTGGATGAAGAGACCATTATCCATGAACAGCGTAAAGCAAGCAGGGAATATTATGTCAAACAGCTAAAAGACTATATTCAAATGCAGAAAAAGAATGAAGACGCTACGCAGAGTTATACCTATTTCCCAATTGTTTTCAGATCGGAAGAGGAGATGGACAAAGTTCGGTCAGCTTTGCTTGAAAAAGATATTGCACCGCGGCAATATTTTTATCCGTCACTCGATACGCTTTCGTATGTTGAAAAGCGCAGGATTATGCCGATTTCGAGGGATATCTCGAGCAGAATCCTTGTGATCCCCATGCATTCGGGGGTTGAGCCTACTGTGAGCAAAATAGTGGTTGAAACTCTCGAAAAGTTGCGTAGATAA
- the rfbB gene encoding dTDP-glucose 4,6-dehydratase, with the protein MKTILVTGCAGFIGSNFVPYFLEKYPDYTIINLDLLTYAGNLDNLKEVEKDGRYAFVKGDICDRALVEKLFAKYDVRGVIHFAAESHVDNSIKNPAVFIETNIKGTFTLIDVAYKYWMAGPFVCKDGYETCRFHHISTDEVYGTLGEEGFFTENTPYAPNSPYSASKAGSDMIVRSYHHTYGMNTVVTNCSNNYGPKQHDEKLIPTIIRKALAGEQIPIYGDGENIRDWLYVLDHCKGIDLVYHKGDSGEVYNIGGRNERTNNYIVHKICEILDKLHPIEKLSLKSYNELISFVEDRAGHDRRYAIDATKIENELGWKADENFESGIVKTVEWYLKKYSVKDLKKERN; encoded by the coding sequence ATGAAGACGATTCTGGTTACGGGATGCGCAGGGTTTATAGGTTCTAACTTTGTTCCCTACTTTTTAGAAAAATATCCTGACTATACCATCATTAATCTCGATCTGCTTACTTACGCAGGTAACCTTGACAATCTTAAAGAGGTGGAAAAAGATGGGCGTTATGCTTTTGTCAAAGGCGACATCTGCGACCGAGCACTTGTTGAGAAGCTATTTGCAAAGTATGATGTCCGAGGCGTGATCCATTTTGCTGCGGAAAGTCATGTCGATAACTCTATCAAAAATCCTGCTGTCTTTATTGAGACAAATATAAAAGGTACATTTACGCTTATCGATGTGGCGTACAAATATTGGATGGCGGGTCCTTTTGTCTGCAAAGATGGATATGAGACATGCCGTTTTCATCATATCTCCACAGATGAAGTCTATGGAACACTGGGAGAGGAAGGCTTTTTTACGGAAAATACCCCCTATGCACCGAATTCTCCCTACAGTGCATCAAAAGCAGGAAGCGATATGATTGTGCGCAGCTACCATCATACCTATGGGATGAATACCGTTGTCACCAACTGCTCAAACAACTACGGACCAAAGCAGCATGATGAGAAGCTGATCCCGACCATCATTCGAAAGGCGCTTGCCGGTGAGCAGATCCCTATTTACGGTGACGGCGAGAATATCCGCGACTGGCTCTATGTACTCGATCACTGCAAAGGTATTGATCTGGTCTACCATAAGGGGGACAGCGGCGAGGTTTACAATATTGGAGGCCGTAATGAGCGTACAAACAATTACATAGTGCATAAAATATGTGAAATCCTGGATAAATTGCACCCGATTGAAAAATTATCATTAAAAAGTTACAATGAACTAATATCTTTTGTAGAAGATAGGGCTGGACACGACAGGCGTTATGCTATTGATGCGACAAAAATCGAGAACGAACTTGGGTGGAAAGCGGATGAGAATTTTGAAAGCGGGATAGTGAAAACAGTGGAATGGTATTTGAAAAAATACAGTGTTAAAGATCTAAAAAAAGAGAGAAACTGA
- the rfbA gene encoding glucose-1-phosphate thymidylyltransferase RfbA — MKGIILAGGSGTRLYPMTKVISKQLLPIYDKPMVYYPLSVLMLAGIKEILIISTPEDTSRFEELLGDGSQWGIHLQYKIQPSPDGLAQAFILGEEFIGDDSVCLILGDNIFYGHAFSPLLKDSANLKEGAIIFGYQVKDPKRFGVVEFDKNRKVISIEEKPENPKSSFAVTGLYFYDNDVIEIAKKIKPSPRGELEITSVNEAYLKRKQLKVHLLGRGFAWLDTGTLSSLLDAGIFVQTVEDRQGFMIACLEEIAFNNGWIDAEKILEIAKPLEKSGYGQYLIGLVKEKQ, encoded by the coding sequence ATGAAAGGCATAATACTTGCCGGTGGAAGCGGGACACGGCTTTACCCTATGACCAAAGTAATTTCAAAGCAGCTGTTGCCGATCTATGACAAACCGATGGTCTATTACCCGCTCTCTGTACTGATGTTGGCGGGAATCAAAGAGATACTGATTATTTCAACACCTGAGGATACGTCACGATTTGAAGAACTTCTCGGCGACGGCAGTCAGTGGGGTATTCATCTTCAGTACAAGATACAGCCCTCTCCGGACGGACTGGCCCAGGCCTTTATCTTAGGCGAAGAGTTCATAGGCGATGACAGCGTTTGCTTGATTTTAGGCGATAACATCTTTTATGGTCATGCCTTTTCGCCGTTGCTGAAAGATTCTGCAAATTTAAAGGAGGGTGCGATTATATTCGGGTATCAAGTCAAGGACCCAAAACGTTTCGGCGTCGTTGAATTTGACAAGAATAGAAAAGTCATCTCCATTGAAGAAAAGCCTGAAAATCCAAAAAGCAGTTTTGCCGTGACCGGGCTCTACTTTTATGATAACGATGTCATAGAGATAGCAAAAAAGATCAAGCCATCACCCAGAGGGGAGTTGGAGATAACCTCTGTCAATGAGGCTTACCTGAAGCGAAAACAACTCAAAGTGCACCTGCTTGGAAGGGGCTTTGCCTGGCTGGATACGGGGACGCTCAGCAGTTTACTTGATGCTGGAATCTTTGTTCAGACTGTTGAAGACCGCCAGGGTTTTATGATCGCATGCCTCGAAGAGATTGCTTTTAATAACGGATGGATTGATGCAGAAAAGATTTTGGAAATCGCCAAACCGCTTGAAAAAAGCGGTTACGGGCAGTACCTTATAGGTTTGGTGAAAGAAAAGCAATGA
- a CDS encoding cadherin domain-containing protein: protein MKTFYLSMLFAFLVLSGCSSNSSKSSNDKPTLTEFSGNVAESAAVSSVIGSITVDAGDSSITAIALSGTGSTDFSVDTNGTITVANALDFETQADYNLTAVATNAGGESDPVSVTIAVTDVPDVVPVLAASTATVAENTAASAVIGTVTITSSGDAPITGITLSGNGAADFAVAADGTITVVNAPDFETRPTYLLTAEAVSNAGTSASVNVTITVTDVADVAPILAASTATVIENNTTVVGSVIVTSSGDTAITDITLTGTGATDFAVATDGTITVVNVPDFETQALYNLQAVATNEAGGSAPVAVTITVTNDVESVPVIEAFTGSIAENSPIGTVVGDINISGTGDAGIVDSIALSSADFKAAKDGTITVAGALDYETTPFYSMKAIATNAAGGSTEVDVNITINNVPDVPPTLQPFTLTIADGTSGHIGDINISDSGESTVIHGISLTGIGAEDFTVTPEGNISTTGTIDYKTRAIYKLTAVATSDAGDSAAVPVTIMVDIKRTAPAPETQDYFGSSVAVDGAYVVVGAEGNASKAGMAYVLYKDVTGTYSQVAELNASDATLGDKFGISVAISGDYVVVGAQLADTNATNAGAAYVFKRNAPDNNYTEIALLTASDPAADDHFGFSVAIDGAYVIVGADNKSSSVDPVGPSTGAAYIFKNNGDDTYTEVNKLTAFDHEPSDYFGWSVDINGDHAIVGAWSESMGADAVISAGAAYVYKKDAGTGLFNHADKLMAPLGDAQVGDNFGWSVGIGANGEYAVVGAYHDNANQDSVDKNNTGAAYIFKNNGDDTYTQTTKLAASDAVADDLFGSAVSISGNYVLVGAKSEDPASDINGNRGAAYLFQNDGTGVFTEILRFKAHDTGAGDYFGYSVAISGSDMVVGARSYTENIISEMGTVYLFNFELK from the coding sequence ATGAAAACGTTTTACCTAAGTATGTTATTCGCTTTCTTGGTGCTGTCTGGATGCAGTAGCAACAGCAGCAAGAGCAGTAACGACAAACCGACATTAACAGAGTTCAGTGGCAATGTCGCAGAGAGTGCGGCGGTCAGTTCGGTCATCGGGAGTATCACGGTAGATGCCGGGGATTCTTCTATTACTGCCATTGCGCTCAGCGGCACCGGCAGTACGGATTTCAGTGTCGATACCAACGGGACCATCACAGTGGCCAATGCACTTGATTTTGAAACGCAGGCGGACTATAACCTGACGGCAGTAGCCACTAATGCAGGCGGGGAGAGTGACCCGGTCAGTGTGACGATAGCAGTCACTGATGTACCCGATGTTGTCCCGGTTCTGGCAGCATCAACGGCGACAGTAGCAGAGAATACTGCGGCTTCCGCTGTAATTGGCACCGTAACCATCACCAGTTCCGGAGATGCCCCGATCACAGGTATCACCCTGAGCGGCAATGGCGCGGCAGACTTTGCTGTAGCAGCAGACGGTACGATCACCGTCGTCAACGCGCCGGACTTTGAAACGCGGCCGACATATTTGCTGACGGCAGAAGCGGTAAGCAATGCCGGAACCAGCGCTTCGGTTAATGTTACAATAACAGTCACCGATGTCGCCGATGTTGCGCCGATCTTGGCAGCTTCAACTGCGACAGTAATAGAAAATAATACTACCGTTGTTGGCTCTGTAATCGTTACCAGTTCCGGAGATACCGCGATCACGGATATCACTCTTACCGGTACCGGTGCAACTGACTTTGCCGTAGCAACAGACGGTACGATCACCGTCGTCAACGTTCCGGACTTTGAAACGCAGGCTCTCTATAACCTGCAAGCTGTTGCCACCAATGAAGCCGGAGGCAGCGCTCCGGTCGCTGTCACAATCACGGTCACCAATGATGTTGAGTCCGTTCCGGTCATTGAGGCATTTACTGGAAGCATAGCTGAAAACTCTCCAATCGGAACGGTTGTCGGAGACATTAATATTTCCGGTACCGGAGATGCAGGTATCGTTGACTCCATTGCTTTAAGCAGCGCCGACTTTAAAGCAGCAAAAGATGGCACAATTACTGTTGCGGGCGCTCTTGATTATGAAACAACACCATTCTACAGTATGAAGGCGATAGCGACCAATGCTGCCGGAGGCAGTACAGAGGTTGATGTCAACATCACCATTAACAATGTTCCCGATGTCCCGCCGACTCTTCAGCCTTTTACTCTGACAATAGCAGATGGTACTTCCGGTCACATAGGAGATATCAATATATCAGATAGTGGGGAGAGCACTGTCATACACGGCATCAGTCTCACCGGAATAGGTGCTGAGGATTTCACGGTAACACCTGAAGGCAACATCTCCACCACGGGAACTATTGACTATAAAACACGGGCAATATATAAGTTGACGGCTGTAGCAACAAGCGATGCTGGAGACAGCGCAGCAGTCCCTGTGACGATCATGGTTGATATCAAGCGTACTGCACCTGCACCCGAGACCCAGGACTATTTCGGTTCTTCGGTCGCCGTTGATGGTGCCTATGTGGTTGTCGGTGCTGAAGGTAATGCCTCAAAAGCCGGTATGGCTTATGTCCTTTACAAAGACGTAACAGGAACTTACAGCCAAGTGGCTGAGCTCAACGCCAGTGATGCTACACTTGGCGACAAGTTTGGCATATCGGTAGCCATCAGTGGCGATTATGTGGTTGTCGGTGCGCAGCTCGCGGATACTAACGCAACGAATGCCGGTGCGGCCTATGTCTTTAAAAGGAACGCTCCAGATAACAATTATACTGAGATAGCCCTACTCACGGCCTCTGATCCTGCGGCTGATGACCATTTCGGTTTTTCAGTCGCCATCGATGGCGCCTATGTGATCGTCGGTGCCGATAATAAATCTTCTTCTGTCGACCCGGTCGGCCCGTCTACGGGTGCAGCCTATATCTTTAAAAACAATGGAGATGACACCTATACTGAGGTAAACAAGCTCACGGCCTTCGATCACGAACCAAGTGATTATTTTGGGTGGTCAGTTGACATCAACGGAGATCATGCGATAGTCGGCGCCTGGTCAGAAAGTATGGGCGCAGATGCTGTAATTAGTGCCGGAGCGGCCTACGTCTATAAAAAGGATGCCGGTACAGGCCTTTTCAATCATGCAGACAAACTAATGGCTCCTCTTGGCGATGCCCAAGTAGGTGATAATTTCGGTTGGTCAGTGGGTATCGGCGCAAATGGAGAGTATGCAGTTGTCGGTGCCTATCACGACAATGCCAATCAAGACAGTGTCGATAAAAACAATACCGGTGCAGCCTATATCTTTAAAAACAACGGAGATGACACCTATACCCAGACAACAAAACTTGCTGCTTCCGATGCCGTTGCAGATGATCTATTTGGTAGCGCAGTCAGCATTAGCGGAAATTATGTCCTTGTCGGCGCCAAAAGCGAAGATCCGGCCAGCGATATAAACGGCAATCGTGGTGCAGCCTATCTCTTCCAAAATGATGGAACAGGTGTCTTTACAGAAATCCTCAGATTCAAAGCTCATGATACTGGCGCAGGAGACTATTTTGGATATTCAGTAGCCATCAGCGGTTCTGATATGGTTGTTGGTGCCAGATCTTATACCGAAAATATCATTAGCGAAATGGGTACGGTTTACCTTTTCAATTTTGAACTGAAATAA
- a CDS encoding phosphoglycerate dehydrogenase encodes MENKMYKVQTLNKISPQGLELFSREDYEVASEITHPDAIVLRSFSMHDMKLPKSLLAIARAGAGTNNIPIEKCSEKGIVVFNTPGANANAVKELVLAGMLLASRDIVEGIAWVHGLKKEGDKVPALVEKGKSQFAGQELKGKKLGVIGLGAIGVIVANDALALGMDVIGYDPFLSIDSAWELSHNVQKATGLETLLSDVDYLTIHVPLMESTKEMIDSEKFAMMKDGVKIMNFARGGLINNDALKNAIASGKVSAYVTDFPNGDLLDIKQVIPIPHLGASTGEAEDNCAVMACTQVKHFLETGNIENSVNFPNCVQPRIAGAKRVVIANKNMPSMISEITSLLAKHNINIANMLNKSKGNLAYNIIDIEDGNLPESMIEKLLAIKGVVMARIID; translated from the coding sequence ATGGAGAATAAGATGTATAAGGTACAGACACTGAACAAGATTTCACCGCAAGGTTTGGAACTGTTTTCCCGCGAAGACTATGAAGTCGCCAGTGAAATCACACATCCCGATGCAATCGTACTTCGCAGTTTTTCAATGCATGATATGAAACTACCAAAGTCGTTACTTGCCATTGCCAGAGCCGGTGCCGGAACCAACAATATCCCTATCGAAAAATGCTCTGAAAAGGGTATTGTCGTGTTTAACACACCCGGAGCCAACGCCAATGCCGTCAAAGAGCTGGTACTCGCCGGTATGCTGCTCGCTTCACGTGATATTGTAGAGGGTATCGCATGGGTTCATGGCTTAAAAAAAGAGGGTGACAAAGTTCCGGCACTGGTCGAAAAAGGAAAGTCCCAATTTGCAGGTCAGGAGCTCAAAGGCAAAAAGCTCGGGGTCATCGGTCTAGGCGCTATCGGTGTGATCGTGGCCAATGATGCACTCGCATTAGGCATGGACGTTATCGGCTACGACCCCTTTCTCTCTATAGATTCTGCCTGGGAACTCTCACACAATGTACAAAAGGCCACCGGACTTGAGACACTTCTTAGCGATGTTGACTATCTGACCATTCATGTACCGCTGATGGAGAGCACAAAAGAGATGATTGACAGCGAAAAATTTGCCATGATGAAAGACGGCGTCAAAATCATGAATTTTGCACGAGGTGGTTTGATCAATAATGATGCCCTCAAAAACGCCATTGCCTCCGGAAAAGTCTCGGCGTATGTAACAGATTTTCCCAATGGCGACCTGCTCGATATCAAACAGGTCATTCCTATACCCCACCTCGGAGCTTCAACAGGCGAGGCAGAAGACAATTGTGCAGTCATGGCATGCACCCAGGTAAAACATTTTCTTGAAACCGGAAATATCGAGAATTCTGTAAATTTTCCTAACTGTGTACAACCTAGAATAGCAGGCGCAAAAAGAGTGGTTATAGCCAATAAGAATATGCCAAGCATGATCAGTGAGATCACCTCTTTGCTGGCAAAACACAATATCAATATTGCCAACATGCTCAATAAAAGTAAAGGTAACCTGGCCTATAACATCATCGATATAGAAGACGGAAATCTCCCAGAATCAATGATCGAGAAGTTGCTCGCGATCAAGGGTGTTGTTATGGCCAGAATTATCGACTGA
- a CDS encoding glycosyltransferase family 4 protein, which translates to MKILFITDNFPPEVNAPATRTYEHCQKWIKKGVKVTIITCAPNFPHGQVYEGYKNKLYQKEQIDGIEVIRVWSYIAANRGVVKRILDYVSFAFMAFFVGLFQKADVIIATSPQFFTTWAASGLSKIKRKPWVFELRDLWPDSIRTVGAIKQGRVLDLLEKIELSLYRDSDKVIAVTQAFKANLIDRGISQKKIKVVTNGSNMELFTPREKDQTLLRALKLEDKFVIGYIGTHGMAHSLDFITQSISKIDDPNIHFLFIGDGAKKSEIVSLASALDLKNITFLDPIAKEEVPRYLSIIDVSLAPLKKSDTFKTVIPSKIFEASAMQKPTLLGVEGQAKEIIEKYNAGLCFQPENEEDFITKVKLMKDDKFLYKSYQEGCKQLALDFDREKLANDMLEILKNLM; encoded by the coding sequence ATGAAAATACTTTTTATTACCGACAACTTTCCACCAGAAGTTAATGCCCCAGCTACGCGAACCTATGAACACTGTCAGAAGTGGATTAAAAAAGGAGTCAAAGTCACAATTATCACATGTGCTCCAAATTTTCCGCATGGTCAAGTCTATGAAGGATACAAAAATAAACTTTATCAAAAAGAGCAGATTGATGGTATAGAGGTGATAAGAGTATGGAGCTATATCGCGGCCAATAGAGGAGTTGTTAAAAGGATTCTGGATTATGTCAGTTTTGCTTTTATGGCATTTTTTGTGGGTTTGTTCCAGAAAGCTGATGTTATTATTGCAACTTCACCACAATTTTTTACTACCTGGGCAGCATCGGGACTCTCAAAAATCAAACGTAAACCATGGGTGTTTGAACTAAGAGATCTATGGCCTGATTCCATCAGAACCGTAGGCGCTATTAAACAGGGTAGAGTACTTGATTTACTTGAAAAGATAGAACTTTCTCTTTATAGGGATAGTGACAAGGTGATAGCAGTTACTCAGGCCTTTAAAGCTAATTTAATAGATCGAGGAATTAGTCAAAAAAAAATTAAAGTTGTTACCAATGGCTCAAATATGGAGCTTTTTACTCCTCGTGAAAAAGATCAAACACTTTTAAGAGCGTTGAAATTAGAAGATAAGTTTGTGATTGGCTATATAGGTACACATGGTATGGCGCATAGTTTGGATTTTATTACGCAGTCGATTTCAAAGATAGATGATCCGAACATCCATTTTTTATTTATTGGTGATGGGGCGAAGAAAAGCGAAATTGTTAGTCTGGCTTCTGCATTGGATCTAAAAAATATTACATTTTTAGATCCAATTGCAAAAGAAGAAGTTCCCCGCTATCTTTCAATCATTGATGTTTCATTGGCACCTTTGAAAAAATCCGATACTTTCAAAACAGTTATTCCATCTAAGATCTTTGAAGCATCTGCCATGCAAAAACCAACTTTACTTGGTGTCGAAGGACAAGCAAAGGAAATCATTGAAAAATACAATGCAGGACTGTGTTTTCAACCGGAAAATGAAGAAGATTTCATTACTAAAGTTAAACTCATGAAAGATGACAAGTTTTTATACAAAAGCTATCAGGAAGGCTGTAAACAATTGGCACTTGATTTTGACAGGGAAAAACTGGCTAATGACATGTTGGAAATTTTAAAGAATCTGATGTAG
- a CDS encoding alginate lyase family protein, with translation MSGFSYPLSIVSQPAQLSLRPSIPLTNALLDREFVFLNKSFVFLNKIDWNFSTYGKLWTYNLTYFEYLNQSKMQQDEGLLLIKDFIDQMLSVKDGLESFPIALRGVNWIKFLTKYEIRDQKIDDSLYAQYKILLDNLEYHLLGNHLLENGFSLLFGAYYFKDEELYTKAKEILITELDEQVLRDGAHFELSPMYHQIMLLRLLDSINLVQNNSWKKSDLLTLLKDKASLMLGWLNAIAFDDGTIPLLNDSSFNITPTTNELNLYAEQLKVKKGSVILKESGYRKVKKDRYECIIDVGNIGPDYIPGHAHSDTFNFIMHVDGKPLIVDTGLSTYETNQRRMIERSTSAHNTVEVDGLNQSEVWGGFRVARRAKIIHLDENSHIIEATHDGYKRIGVLHTRKFTVNERSIVIEDYINSASKHQCIAYIHFHPKVRPVIKDNKIIIDQTGIIIDNAIKIEIGAYQYAPEFNKLNEAVSVKIAFENRLKMEIQIS, from the coding sequence TTGAGTGGTTTTTCTTACCCTTTGTCTATAGTATCACAGCCTGCACAGCTCTCTTTACGACCTTCCATCCCACTTACAAATGCTTTGTTGGATAGGGAATTTGTTTTTTTAAATAAGTCTTTTGTATTTCTAAATAAAATTGATTGGAATTTTTCTACTTATGGAAAACTTTGGACTTATAATCTGACCTATTTTGAATACTTAAACCAATCAAAAATGCAACAAGATGAAGGACTACTTCTGATCAAAGACTTCATTGATCAGATGCTGTCTGTAAAAGATGGCTTAGAATCCTTTCCCATTGCTTTACGTGGGGTCAACTGGATCAAATTTTTGACCAAATACGAGATACGTGATCAAAAGATAGATGATTCACTTTATGCGCAGTATAAAATACTATTGGATAATTTAGAATATCACCTTTTGGGAAATCATCTGTTGGAAAATGGTTTTTCACTGCTTTTCGGTGCCTACTACTTTAAAGATGAAGAATTGTATACAAAAGCCAAAGAGATTCTAATAACCGAATTAGATGAACAGGTCTTAAGAGATGGAGCACATTTTGAATTAAGTCCTATGTACCATCAGATTATGCTCTTGAGATTACTTGATTCCATTAATCTGGTTCAAAACAACAGTTGGAAGAAAAGTGATCTTTTAACTTTGTTAAAAGATAAAGCTTCATTAATGCTTGGTTGGCTAAATGCTATTGCTTTTGACGATGGAACTATTCCTCTTTTAAATGACAGTTCTTTCAATATAACACCTACTACAAACGAGTTAAATCTTTATGCTGAACAATTAAAAGTCAAAAAAGGTTCTGTAATACTTAAAGAGAGTGGCTATAGAAAAGTCAAAAAAGATCGGTATGAATGTATAATAGATGTAGGAAACATTGGGCCTGATTATATTCCCGGTCATGCTCATAGTGATACGTTTAATTTTATAATGCATGTTGATGGCAAGCCATTAATCGTTGATACTGGATTATCAACCTACGAAACAAATCAAAGGCGTATGATTGAACGTTCTACATCGGCACACAACACTGTAGAAGTCGATGGTTTAAATCAGAGCGAGGTCTGGGGTGGTTTTAGAGTTGCAAGACGTGCAAAAATTATTCATTTGGATGAAAATAGTCATATTATTGAAGCTACTCATGATGGATATAAACGCATAGGTGTCCTCCACACAAGAAAATTTACAGTGAATGAGCGATCTATAGTTATCGAAGATTATATCAATAGTGCTAGTAAACATCAATGTATCGCCTATATACATTTCCATCCAAAAGTGCGACCGGTGATTAAAGATAATAAAATCATAATTGATCAAACTGGAATAATCATAGATAATGCTATAAAAATTGAAATAGGAGCATATCAATATGCTCCTGAGTTTAATAAGCTTAACGAAGCGGTTAGTGTAAAAATAGCATTTGAAAATAGATTGAAAATGGAAATTCAGATATCATGA
- a CDS encoding glycosyltransferase, producing the protein MKKGPKKILIIGPCLNRKNPELAGGPIVFFEGFIKQLDKNSVQYNIIDTNKKNYCNLFSAYINIFFQILFKQRGCSHISLHSSRDYMILGIIIIFIGKIFKKRTSIRKFGAEVINTYKESKRIKKYVLKFIFSHIDTLFLQTKYLVDFFSKINENTFWFPNVRSRVIEPTLPRSFQKRFVFVSHVIREKGIDEIIEASNQLDRSYTIDIFGPIFDEKYTEEYFEEHNVSYNGALKADNVMQKLNEYDVVLLPSYKEGYPGIVIEAYSLGIPVIVTALQPIKEIVDPFETGILIEPKSVEELVNAIKYFNENNYSSMSENAYRKFENFDFDKQIKKFLERI; encoded by the coding sequence ATGAAAAAAGGTCCAAAAAAAATATTAATAATCGGTCCTTGTCTTAATAGAAAAAATCCCGAATTGGCAGGTGGGCCAATAGTCTTTTTTGAAGGGTTCATTAAGCAATTAGATAAAAATAGTGTTCAATATAATATTATTGATACTAATAAAAAAAATTATTGCAATCTCTTCTCTGCATATATTAATATCTTTTTTCAAATTTTGTTCAAACAGAGAGGGTGCAGTCATATTTCATTGCATAGTTCTCGCGATTACATGATACTTGGGATAATTATTATTTTTATTGGGAAAATATTTAAAAAAAGAACTAGTATTCGAAAGTTTGGAGCAGAGGTAATAAATACATACAAAGAAAGCAAAAGGATAAAGAAATATGTATTGAAATTTATTTTTTCACATATCGATACATTGTTTCTTCAAACCAAATATTTGGTTGATTTTTTTTCAAAAATAAATGAGAATACTTTTTGGTTTCCAAATGTAAGAAGTAGAGTCATCGAACCAACATTACCTCGATCTTTTCAAAAGAGATTTGTTTTTGTCAGCCATGTTATACGTGAAAAAGGTATTGATGAAATTATTGAAGCATCAAATCAGTTGGATCGTAGTTATACTATAGATATCTTTGGCCCTATATTTGATGAAAAATATACAGAAGAGTATTTTGAAGAACATAATGTATCGTATAACGGAGCTTTGAAAGCTGACAATGTAATGCAAAAATTAAATGAATATGATGTCGTCCTGTTACCAAGCTATAAAGAAGGGTATCCAGGAATTGTTATCGAGGCATATTCGTTGGGTATTCCTGTTATTGTCACCGCGTTACAGCCAATTAAAGAGATTGTTGACCCCTTTGAAACGGGTATACTAATTGAACCAAAAAGTGTAGAAGAACTTGTCAATGCAATAAAATATTTCAATGAAAATAACTATAGTAGTATGTCGGAAAATGCATATAGAAAATTTGAAAATTTTGATTTTGATAAGCAAATAAAAAAGTTCTTAGAGAGAATATGA